AGACTTCTAAATAACATGTTTATTGAAAAGTTAATTATGAATCAAGAATATAAAATTACTTTGAATAAATATGAATTTTCTAAAGCTATCAATGAAATTATGGATGAAATTTATGCTTTAGTGCTTTATAACAAGTAGATAGGAAAAAAATGAATCTAAATTTTTTTATAAGAGCAGAAGACATGAACACTTCTACTTCTAGTGCAGCAGAAAATGCCAATAACTCAGAATTATTGAACAATGTTACTCATAACATATTCTATATTCTCCCTGTAGTTTTAGCTACATTGGCTGTCTTTTTATACAGAAATGCAATGGGTCTTGCTTCATTTGTTTTCAAGAAACACGAAAGCGTTCCTTATGTAGTGAAAAATAATCCTAAAAAAATTAATTTATTATTTTTACTAAGTTCAATAGGATTGTCATTGATTGGAATAATTATTGTTGTTTCTTTATTTTTTTCAAAAGCATCTAAAGAACTTAATGCTATTTCAACAGGTATCTATGCCAGTTTAATTATGCTAATTCCTGCCGTTGTAACATACTTTTTTTTCAAATATAAAAAAGTTATTGATGATGTACAAGAACTGGATAATTTAGATTGAAATAAATTAGAGACTAAAGAAGTAAGTCAAAGTGATTATTCAAACATTCTTATTAGAAGCAGTATGTTTATTAATAATTCTTCCGTTATGGAGAAAAAAACATTATCTAGTTATTTTTATGAAAAATTGAAAAAATATAAAGACTTAGATAACATAAAACTTTTCCAAAAATTACTATGAAATACTTACGTTTGATCTTCGTTAGTTGAAAATGAGGAAAAAAACGCATATGAAAATGTATACTCAATTCTTCATGGAATTTTTCACCTACTTGTTAAAGAAAAAAAATTCAATACTTATGAAGAAGCTTTATTATTTTTAAAAGAAAACTGAAATACAATTAACTCTAGAAAGTAAACTGATCATGAATTTAACTCAACAGCAAATTAGATCATATATATATATATATATATATATCAAGAGATTAAATACTTATAGCCAATTCCAGCAGAATCAAACTTTTAATAAAATAATTAACAAAAAATGCATCAGAAATGGTGCTTTTTTGGCATGCCAAAAGTTTTAAAAGTTTTTGAAACTTTTGCTGGAATTGGTGCTCAACATAAAAGTATTAAATATGTAAACTCCCAGAACAAAGATGTAAATCTTAAAATTGTTGCAACTTCAGAATGAGATGCTAGATCCATTATTACTTATGCAGCTATACATAATCAGCTGCATAAAGAAAATATTGAAAAAATATTGAATAAAAAAAATCTAAATGAAGAAAAAAAATTAAATAATTATTTAAAAGACAAAATATTTTCACTTGATAGTAAATACCATTCTAAAGGAATTATTAGCAAGTCCTTGGAATTCAAAAAAACTTTAACCGCTGCAAATATCTTAAACAATAATTTAAGTGATATTACAAAAATTAAATCATCTATTCTTGATGATTTGGATATAGATCTTATTACTTATTCTTTTCCGTGTCAAGGATTATCTGTTGCAAATATGGGAAGAGATAGCGGAATTTTGAATGATAAATCAACTAGTCATTTAATTTGAGAAATTGGTCGTTTGCTAAGTAATTCAGACAAAAAACCAAAATATTTACTTTTAGAAAATGTAAAAGCTCTTGTTGGAAAATATTCAAAAGAATATGATAAATGGAAAACATTTTTAAAATCATTAGGATATAAAACTTTTACTGCTGTTTTAAATGCAAAAAATCATGGATCGTTACAAAGAAGAGAGCGTGTTTTTGCGTTAAGTACTTTAAAACATATACCAACACCTTTTAAAAATGATAAAGAATATGAAAATTATATTAATAATATTGGACTTAAATCTAAGCTTAAAAATATAAGAGAACAAGAAAAAAAATATCGAAATATTTTTGATTTAAATAATACTTTAGAATTAGAAGCAAAAAATGCTGCTATTAGAAATACTAAATCAAGGCATAAAATGATTGAATTAGGAAAATGTTTAAATGACATTAATTTTGCAAAAACAAAAGAATTCACAATAAATACCTTAACTACTAGACAAGATCGTTTTCCAAATGCAGGATATATAAATTATGAAACAAATGATGAAAGGTATCTAAATCATCGTTTTATTACGCCTCGCGAAGCCTTTAAAATAATGGGTTTTGAAAATAGTGATTTTGATAAATTAAATTATTTTATAAAAAGAGAAATTTTAACTAAAACTTCTCTTTATCGTTTTGCAGGGAATTCCATTGATGTTAATGTTCTTAAATCAGTATTTAAAACAATTCAAGATGTAGAAATTAATTTAATGAAAGAGAAAATTAAAAATGACAAAAAATGACAAAATAATAAAAAATAATATTTTTTTAAAATTCTGAAAATTAGGAACTAATGCTTATTCTTATTTCAAAGATTATCTTTTTGCACCTTTAGAAAAAAATAAAAATGAAATTAATGAGAAAAAAGATTTTGAAAACGTTCAAATCATATTCAAAGATGGATTATTGCTATGAAAATGAAATGATCATTCTTTTCAATTAAATAAAGAAAATCAAAGAGTTTCAAGTTCAACAGCAAGACAAATTTTTGATATTTGATCTTTGTGTGGTTTTATTAAAAGAGACAATAAAAACAAACACTATGAATTAGAGCAAGAATTTATAACAACTTTAGAGAAGTGATTGAATGATTTTAATTTTTTTAAAGAAAAATGCAATAGTTTAATTCAAGACACTTTTCATTCGAATTTACATGAATTAAACAATTTTTTAGAAAAAGAAGATTCTTTATATGAATTAAATTATATTTTAAGTGATGTAAATAGAACAGAAACAAAAGAGTCTAGTATCAAAAACAAAATGATAGAACTTTTTACTAATAATTCTAAAAGTAGTAATTTTTTTACATCTATAATTCTTTCTTCCGAAAAGAATCTATCTATTGTAAATTATTTATCTAATTTATTTGATAATTTAGACAACAAAGATAAATCTTATTGAAAAGACATCGCCAATATTATTTTTCATAAACAAGATAATTTAAATGAAATTGAAAAATTTTGAAATTTAATTAGCGAGTTTGCAAATAAAGAAATAAATATTTCAAAAATTATTGATGATGCAATTGTTTTAAAAAGCAACTTTGAAGAAATTGAAAAAAATTCAGTTGCCGTTGTTAATACAACATCAAATTTAAACGAATTTATAACTCATGAAATTTATTCTGTCGGAAACTTTTTATATTCCTTTTCCGGATTTGATAAAAATAGACAAAAAATCCCTTTTAAATGCGATATTCCTATTTTTCAAAGAGCATATACTTGAACTAGAGATTTGTTGGAAAAATTTATTAATGACATTTATGATAGCTTAATTATTGAAAAAATGGAATACTATAATATCGGAAATATTTCACTATGTTCAAAAGATGAAAATGCAGGCAATGTAGGAATTAACTCTTTAACTCAACTAGTTATTGATGGACAACAAAGAACAATTACTTTGGCATTAATTTCTTACGCTTTATTTAAACTTATTCAATTAATAAATGATATGAAAATGCCTGAATTATTTATTAAAATGTTTAAAGACAGCAATTTTATTAATACTTTTGTTGATTTAGACAATAAAATATCTTTTAAACATTTAAAAAATATTTTCAATGATGAGAAAATTAACAAAACAAAAAAAGATATTATAAAAATAGAGGGAGTAGATAGTAATTATCTACTCAATTCTTATAATGTTGTTGATAATTTAAACTATATTTTAGAAATATTAATCAAAAAATTTAACCATGATGGCGTATGAGACAAAAACAATTTAAATTCTTTTGTTAACTCTCTTTTGAACAAGACTATTCTTACCTTAACAACATATAAAAAAATAAAATTTCCTAGTTTGTTATTTGAAAAAATGAATTCTCGTTCAATGCAATTAAATGATCTTGAATTAATTAAAAATTCACTCTGATCATATATGACAACTGAATTAAAGCCAAAGTGCGTTGAAAAAGGAATTAAAATTTTTTCATTATTTGAAAATATATTAATGAATTTTGACAAATTAATAATTTCACGTTTTCGTAAAAAGGATAAAACAATTGATAAAAATTCACTTGATCTTTTTGCAAAATGTATTTCCAGACTATTACATATAGATTTATTTAAAGAAAAAAATCTTAAACATCTCACTACTTTTGATATTTTAAATATTTATTTTCAATACATGCTAAATAAATCCATTCAAATTAATGGATTAGATTTAGAAACTTATGTTCAAGAAACTAATTATTCAAATAACTCAAAAAATATGACATTTCAAACTGAATTATTTTTTAAAGAAATTGCAATTTTCAAATTAATAAACCAAGATGATAACATTTATAAAGAAATAGAAAAAAATAATTCAAAACTTTATATTTCTCCTTTTTTAGATGTATCTGGAGGTTCTAACAGTGCCTCTGTTTTCACACCATTAATTTGATCGATACTTAATAAATTTAATTATTTTGAAGATAAAAATGAAATTTTTGATTCAAATATATTAGAATGACTTCATGAAATTGAAAAGTTTCATTTTAAATGAAAAACATCATTTTTTGGCGGAAATTCTCTTACTGAATTAATGATCAAAACAGCAAATAAAATTAAAAATAATGAAATAAATTCTCCTTTTGAACTAAAAAAAGAACTTATGTCATTTTCTTTCGTTAAGGATGAATCAAATTTTGAAATGGATAACGTTTTTGAAAATAATAAAAAAAGAAATTATTTGCTTAAAAAAATCGAATGATTTTTAATTAATAATTTAGAAATGTGTCCAAAGAACATAAAAATAAAAGATAAATTAATAAATTATTTTAATTTTTATAAAAGCAAAAATTCTTATGAACATATTTATCCAAAAAAATCAAAAACATTTATCGAAAAACATGAAGACTATAAAATTGTTGTTGAGCAATTAGGAAATGGTTTGCCGCTTAATAAAACACTTAATTCAATTGTGAATAATGATTGATTCGATGAAAAACTTAAAAAATATAATGATCAACTCGGACAAATTGGTTTTAATCTTTTAAAGGGTTATAAAAATAAAAATTTTAGTGATGAATATATCCTTATTCCTGTTGAAGAATTAAAAGATTTTGAAAACATAAAGGAAAGAACAAAGCAACTAGAAAATCTATTGAAAAAAATGTATTTAAGTGATTAAATTATTATTTTTAATTATTTAATAAAATGATCTTAAAAATTTGGGTTGGTTTTTTTCTAATTCATATATGTTTATAATTAAAGTTATTTTTAGTTAAATAATAAATAATCTTAAATAATATTTTCAATACTTAATCCATCTTTAAAAGTTAATTTGATATTATTAATTAGTCCTCCAAAGTTGTATTTTAGTCTTGTTTGGGGGACATTTTTAATACAAAATATTCCCTGCATTAATTTTACTTAAACTAAGGAATGTTTTTTTAATTCGTGAATAGCGATAAACCGTTGCAATGAAACTTGCAATCGAGGATAATAAAAAATCAGGTTTCCCTGATTTTTATTATTTTTCTAATTTAACTTTAACACCTGGAGCCATTGTTGCAGAAACAACGATGTTTTGAATGTATGTTCCTTTAACTGCTGAAGGTTTAAGTTTTTTAATTAAGTTAATTACTGTGTTAGCATTTTCAACTAATTTGTCAGTATCCATGCTTACTTTACCAATCATTGTGTGAACGATTCCGGCTTTATCAGTTCTATAGTTTGCTTTACCTTTTTTAAGTTCTTCAACTGCTTTTTCAGGAGTTGGAGTAACTGTACCTGTTTTAGGGTTTGGCATAAGACCTTTAGGTCCAAGTTTTTTACCGTATTTTCCTAATAAAGGCATCATCGCTGGGTCAGCAACCATAACATCAAAATCAAAGTTATCTTCTTTAATTTTGCCCTCTAATTCTAAGCCATCTACTACTTGGTCAGCACCTGCTGCTTTAGCTAATTTTTGTTTTTCTGGGTTGTTTGTTACTACTAATACTCTTACTGATTTTCCTGTACCATTTGGTAATAATACAGCTCCACGTAATTGTTGATCTGCTTTACGAACGTCTAAGTTTAATTTGAAAACTAATTCAACTGATCCATCAAATTTGGTGTATGAGGTTCTTTTAACTAAGTCTAAAGCTTCTTTTAAATCATAAGCTAATGTTTTGTCGAATGATTCACGAGCAGCTTTAATTTTTTTACCTAATTTAGCAGCCATTATTTGCTTTCTCCTTTAGGATCATAACCTTCAATAGTAATTCCCATTTGTTTTGCAGTTCCAGCAATAGTTCTCATAGCAGCTTCTACGTTATCTGTACTTAAATCTGGTAATTTGTATTCAGCAATTTCTCTTAATTGATCAACTGTAATTGAAGCAACTTTAGTAGTTTTAGCATTTGAGCTTCCACTTGTGATTTTTGCAGCTTGTTTAAGTTTGAAACTTGCTGGTGCAGTAAATAATTTAAAGTCGAATGATTTGTCTTTGTAAACAGTAATTGCTACAGGAACCGGTTCATTTCCTCTGTCCCTTGTTGCGTCGTTAAATGCTCTTGTAAAGTCTGGCATGTTAATACCAACACCCGCTAAAGCAGGTCCTGGTTTAGCTTGACCAGCTAAAAATTGCAACTTACGAACACGTACAATATCAGCTTTTGATTTTGCCATGTTTTGTTATCCTTTCGATAATGTGGTACTAGCGATACTTTTTAGATTTCTCTCCCACTAGTTAGAGGCAATTATTAAATTGCTTGTTAATTATATAATACTAAGTCTTATTTTGAATACTTATTTTCTAAAAATTTCTTTTTCTTGAAATTTAGGGTTTCAGATTCCTTTTTCTCTTTTCTTAGCAATTGTTTGCAATTTTTCTAATTTTTTTACATATTCAACTAATTGATAGTCATTTATGAAAAAATTTTTATTTCATTGATTATTTGAAACATACTGAATTTTTGCTAAACCTTCCCTAATCAAAAATTGACCTAAGTCCTGATTTAAAGAATTTTGAATTAGTGCAACATTTCTTTTATATTTATCAAACTTTAAAAATGTAATTTTTAATGGAGTATGTTTAATAAAATTCAAAGTTGCTAGTTTAGCTTTTTGAGCAAATAAATTTGAGTATTTTATTTTTTTATCATTTTTAATTTCTGGTGTATCAATTCCAAAGACTCTAATTTTTTCGATTTTATTATCGATTAAAATGTAAAAAGTATCTCCATCATAAACATCATAAATTTGACTAATATAACTGGTTTGAAAACTTTTACCATTAAAAGTATTACAACTCGTTGCACTTAAAATAAAAGATATTGAAAGTAAATATTTTCATCATTTCACACTATATTAATTGCTAATTTAAATTAAAAAAATAAAAAAAGAAAATGTACCCGAAAGTACATTTAATTATTATTTAAAACCTACTCTTGTGGTTCATTCACCATTTGCATTTCTTTCAAAGCGAGAATCTACGGTTAATAAACGATAAAGTTCACCAATTTTATTAACTTGAATTTTTTCATATGTTTCTTTTTTAACTTCTGCTTCTAATTCTCATTTTTCTTTTAATTCTTCTTCAACAGCTGTAAAAATTTCATTAAATGAAACATAATTACCATTAGCACAGTGTTTTTTTGCAAACTCAAGAGTAATATCAAGTATTGTTTTCATTTAAACTCCTATTAAGAATATAATTAATAATTAGATTGTATAGCATTTTACTATATTATTAATATACAATTTAAGTTTTCTGAACAATAAGGAGAAAAAATGTTAAATATTGTGCTTTTTGAGCCTGAAATACCACCAAACACAGGTAATATTATTCGTACATGTTTTGCTCTTGGAGCAAAATTACACATTATTAAGCCTATTTCTTTTGATTTAAATCCCAAATATCTTTCACGTCCTGCTGCCGGGAGACTTCTTAGTGATATTCCACACGAAATTCATGAGTCATATAGCAATTTTTATAAACTTTATGGTGACAAAAAGATACATTATTTAACTAGATATGGACAAAAATCCTATTCTGATGTAGATTTTAAGGAAGTTTTTAATACAACAGGCGAAGTATGATTAATGTTTGGAAAAGAATCAAGTGGTATTGATAAAGATATTTTAATTGATCATCTTGATGACTGTTTAAGAATTCCAATGATTTCTGCAATGCGTTCAATTAATTTAGCAAATACTGTGGCAATTGTTGGTTTTGAAGTTATGCGCCAATTAGAATTTAAAGAATTAAGCTTATTTGAAAGTGAAAAAGGAAAAGATTTTTTAATTAATCTTAAAAATGAAAAATAATAAAGATCTTATTAGCAGTGTTCAAAATGCCAAAATTAAATATTTAAAAAAAATTCAAAACGATAATAAATCTCCTTTCTTTATAGTTGAAACTTATCATTTAGTTAAAGAGGCTTTAGAATTAAATTTAGTTGAAGAAATTTATGAACTTAATTATAAAAATGTTTACGAAAACGCCTATAAAATAACTGAAAATGTTCTAAATACTTTAACCAACACAGTTAATCCCGATGGTGTTGTAGCACTTTGCAAAAAACCAAAAAATAACAAATTAGGCTCAAAAATCATTTTTTTAGATAATGTCCAAGATCCTGGAAACGTTGGGACTATTATGAGAAATGCTATTGCATTTGGTTTCGATACTTTAATTACAAATGTTAATGTTTTTAATAGCAAAATAATTCGTTCATCACAAGGGGCAATTTTTAAAATAAATACAATTAAAATTGATGAATCTTTAGGCATGATACAAGAATTAAAAAAACTTAATTATCATGTTTTTATAACATCTTTAGATAAAGATTCTCAAGACTTTAAAACAATTAAATATCCAAAAGAAAATATAGTCATTGTTTTTGGTAATGAGGGGCGTGGTATAAATCAAGAATTGTACTCTTTTGCCGATAAAAAGATTTACATTCCTATTTCTTTTGAAAGTTTAAATGTTGCCGTTGCTAGTGGAATAGTTTTAAATGAAATATATAGTAAACAAGGGGAATAATGAAAAATAATAAAGTTAATTTAAAAATTATGAATGCTAAATTTAATCGTGAATTTAATGGATATGCAACTCTAGATGTTGATAATTTTCTTAATGAATTAGCTAAAGAATACAACGAATTAAATAAAGAAAAAGAAATAGCTGCACAACAATTCGAAGAAATTAAAAAAGCAAAAAATAAGAAAATTGCTGAATTGGAAAAAGAAATACTTGAATTAAAAATGCAACTAGGAGTTTAAAATGAGTGAAGAAAAAACCCTGATTAATTGATATCCCGGGCATATGGCTAAGGGAATGAGAGAAATTAAAGAAAATGCTTCTATTGCAGATGTTTTTATCATTGTTTTAGACGCACGTTGCCCTATTAGTTCATATAATGAAGATTTTGATGCAATTGCTCCCCATAAGCCACGTTTATTTGTAATTACAA
This Mycoplasmopsis columbina DNA region includes the following protein-coding sequences:
- the dcm gene encoding DNA (cytosine-5-)-methyltransferase gives rise to the protein MPKVLKVFETFAGIGAQHKSIKYVNSQNKDVNLKIVATSEWDARSIITYAAIHNQLHKENIEKILNKKNLNEEKKLNNYLKDKIFSLDSKYHSKGIISKSLEFKKTLTAANILNNNLSDITKIKSSILDDLDIDLITYSFPCQGLSVANMGRDSGILNDKSTSHLIWEIGRLLSNSDKKPKYLLLENVKALVGKYSKEYDKWKTFLKSLGYKTFTAVLNAKNHGSLQRRERVFALSTLKHIPTPFKNDKEYENYINNIGLKSKLKNIREQEKKYRNIFDLNNTLELEAKNAAIRNTKSRHKMIELGKCLNDINFAKTKEFTINTLTTRQDRFPNAGYINYETNDERYLNHRFITPREAFKIMGFENSDFDKLNYFIKREILTKTSLYRFAGNSIDVNVLKSVFKTIQDVEINLMKEKIKNDKKWQNNKK
- a CDS encoding TrmH family RNA methyltransferase; this encodes MKNNKDLISSVQNAKIKYLKKIQNDNKSPFFIVETYHLVKEALELNLVEEIYELNYKNVYENAYKITENVLNTLTNTVNPDGVVALCKKPKNNKLGSKIIFLDNVQDPGNVGTIMRNAIAFGFDTLITNVNVFNSKIIRSSQGAIFKINTIKIDESLGMIQELKKLNYHVFITSLDKDSQDFKTIKYPKENIVIVFGNEGRGINQELYSFADKKIYIPISFESLNVAVASGIVLNEIYSKQGE
- the rplA gene encoding 50S ribosomal protein L1, with amino-acid sequence MAAKLGKKIKAARESFDKTLAYDLKEALDLVKRTSYTKFDGSVELVFKLNLDVRKADQQLRGAVLLPNGTGKSVRVLVVTNNPEKQKLAKAAGADQVVDGLELEGKIKEDNFDFDVMVADPAMMPLLGKYGKKLGPKGLMPNPKTGTVTPTPEKAVEELKKGKANYRTDKAGIVHTMIGKVSMDTDKLVENANTVINLIKKLKPSAVKGTYIQNIVVSATMAPGVKVKLEK
- the rpoE gene encoding DNA-directed RNA polymerase subunit delta → MKTILDITLEFAKKHCANGNYVSFNEIFTAVEEELKEKWELEAEVKKETYEKIQVNKIGELYRLLTVDSRFERNANGEWTTRVGFK
- a CDS encoding thermonuclease family protein; the protein is MKWWKYLLSISFILSATSCNTFNGKSFQTSYISQIYDVYDGDTFYILIDNKIEKIRVFGIDTPEIKNDKKIKYSNLFAQKAKLATLNFIKHTPLKITFLKFDKYKRNVALIQNSLNQDLGQFLIREGLAKIQYVSNNQWNKNFFINDYQLVEYVKKLEKLQTIAKKREKGIWNPKFQEKEIFRK
- a CDS encoding DUF262 domain-containing protein — protein: MTKNDKIIKNNIFLKFWKLGTNAYSYFKDYLFAPLEKNKNEINEKKDFENVQIIFKDGLLLWKWNDHSFQLNKENQRVSSSTARQIFDIWSLCGFIKRDNKNKHYELEQEFITTLEKWLNDFNFFKEKCNSLIQDTFHSNLHELNNFLEKEDSLYELNYILSDVNRTETKESSIKNKMIELFTNNSKSSNFFTSIILSSEKNLSIVNYLSNLFDNLDNKDKSYWKDIANIIFHKQDNLNEIEKFWNLISEFANKEINISKIIDDAIVLKSNFEEIEKNSVAVVNTTSNLNEFITHEIYSVGNFLYSFSGFDKNRQKIPFKCDIPIFQRAYTWTRDLLEKFINDIYDSLIIEKMEYYNIGNISLCSKDENAGNVGINSLTQLVIDGQQRTITLALISYALFKLIQLINDMKMPELFIKMFKDSNFINTFVDLDNKISFKHLKNIFNDEKINKTKKDIIKIEGVDSNYLLNSYNVVDNLNYILEILIKKFNHDGVWDKNNLNSFVNSLLNKTILTLTTYKKIKFPSLLFEKMNSRSMQLNDLELIKNSLWSYMTTELKPKCVEKGIKIFSLFENILMNFDKLIISRFRKKDKTIDKNSLDLFAKCISRLLHIDLFKEKNLKHLTTFDILNIYFQYMLNKSIQINGLDLETYVQETNYSNNSKNMTFQTELFFKEIAIFKLINQDDNIYKEIEKNNSKLYISPFLDVSGGSNSASVFTPLIWSILNKFNYFEDKNEIFDSNILEWLHEIEKFHFKWKTSFFGGNSLTELMIKTANKIKNNEINSPFELKKELMSFSFVKDESNFEMDNVFENNKKRNYLLKKIEWFLINNLEMCPKNIKIKDKLINYFNFYKSKNSYEHIYPKKSKTFIEKHEDYKIVVEQLGNGLPLNKTLNSIVNNDWFDEKLKKYNDQLGQIGFNLLKGYKNKNFSDEYILIPVEELKDFENIKERTKQLENLLKKMYLSD
- a CDS encoding tRNA (cytidine(34)-2'-O)-methyltransferase; translation: MLNIVLFEPEIPPNTGNIIRTCFALGAKLHIIKPISFDLNPKYLSRPAAGRLLSDIPHEIHESYSNFYKLYGDKKIHYLTRYGQKSYSDVDFKEVFNTTGEVWLMFGKESSGIDKDILIDHLDDCLRIPMISAMRSINLANTVAIVGFEVMRQLEFKELSLFESEKGKDFLINLKNEK
- a CDS encoding MAG0865 family DivIVA-related protein gives rise to the protein MKNNKVNLKIMNAKFNREFNGYATLDVDNFLNELAKEYNELNKEKEIAAQQFEEIKKAKNKKIAELEKEILELKMQLGV